A stretch of the Neofelis nebulosa isolate mNeoNeb1 chromosome 1, mNeoNeb1.pri, whole genome shotgun sequence genome encodes the following:
- the RPL26L1 gene encoding ribosomal protein uL24-like, whose amino-acid sequence MKFNPFVTSDRSKNRKRHFNAPSHVRRKIMSSPLSKELRQKYNVRSMPIRKDDEVQVVRGHYKGQQIGKVVQVYRKKYVIYIERVQREKANGTTVHVGIHPSKVVITRLKLDKDRKKILERKAKSRQVGKEKGKYKEELTEKMQE is encoded by the exons ATGAAGTTCAACCCCTTCGTGACCTCGGACCGCAGCAAAAACCGCAAACGCCACTTCAATGCCCCCTCGCACGTGCGCAGGAAGATCATGTCTTCCCCGCTCTCCAAGGAGCTGCGGCAGAAGTACAACGTCCGCTCCATGCCCATCCGCAAGGACGACGAGGTCCAG gTGGTTCGAGGACACTACAAAGGTCAGCAAATAGGCAAGGTAGTCCAGgtgtacagaaaaaaatatgtcatcTACATCGAGCGAGTGCAACGTGAGAAGGCTAATGGTACAACTGTTCATGTGGGCATTCACCCCAGCAAG GTAGTTATCACCAGGctaaaactggacaaagaccgGAAAAAAATTCTTGAACGCAAAGCCAAGTCTCGACaagttggaaaagagaaaggcaaatataagGAAGAACTTACCGAGAAAATGCAGGAGTGA